One genomic segment of Nitrospira sp. includes these proteins:
- a CDS encoding tyrosinase family protein gives MSSLDRRTFLKAVAAIPFAVWLKQNALAQTSPSFVRYNVNSSQGQAMLAIYAEGVSKMKALFESDPLSWTFQWYIHAVRGDRTKTAELNRIYPAAAGPEQVLASTVWSTCLAHFDSTKRSFFLPWHRMYLLWFERIIRKLTNQPQFTLPYWDYSEAGPTHGIIPEAFRASTSSLFMPNRNSSVNAGNPIDAASPGSLDTTALSQCSYDQQGAIPGFCRMLDSGLHGNVHVLVGNRTNMGSIPWAARDPIFWLHHCNIDRLWASWNKGGRKNPSSTAFLNTTFTFADDKGQQVVGKVSEMLSILRLGYNYSYYNPVPSCQQPSTAQTKSEPLTAQTRSELSTAQEELDSRTAQEELEPRTAQEESEPSMAPEESEPRTAREELMRKATRVLAAAAPVRLASEHVRAQLMPDASDAPGAERAFDRRIRKLAPSTGVYLILSNLQTVAQPNVLYDVYLAPSEEAAAKPHARRRVGTINFFDAESHGEHAQSGANDERFISLEVTGRVRRLQLEGRFKKAEPSVILVPAGEPAPDATPIIGSMELVVQ, from the coding sequence GTGAGCTCTTTAGACCGTCGGACATTCCTCAAGGCCGTCGCAGCAATCCCATTTGCTGTATGGTTAAAACAAAATGCCCTCGCTCAAACGAGTCCTTCATTCGTACGTTACAACGTGAACAGCTCGCAGGGACAGGCGATGTTGGCAATCTATGCGGAGGGTGTCTCTAAAATGAAAGCTCTATTTGAGAGCGACCCCCTCAGCTGGACGTTCCAGTGGTATATCCATGCGGTGCGCGGCGATCGTACTAAGACGGCGGAGCTCAACCGGATCTATCCCGCGGCCGCAGGACCAGAACAGGTGCTGGCAAGCACCGTCTGGAGCACCTGCCTGGCACACTTCGACAGCACCAAGCGGTCGTTCTTCCTCCCATGGCATCGCATGTACCTCCTCTGGTTTGAGAGGATCATACGCAAACTCACGAACCAACCCCAGTTTACTTTGCCCTACTGGGACTATTCGGAAGCAGGACCAACGCATGGGATCATCCCAGAAGCGTTTCGAGCATCGACTAGTTCGCTATTCATGCCAAACCGAAACTCATCGGTCAACGCAGGCAACCCAATCGACGCAGCAAGTCCTGGATCGCTCGACACGACAGCCCTTTCCCAGTGCAGCTACGATCAGCAAGGCGCAATCCCGGGGTTTTGCCGAATGCTCGATTCTGGACTACACGGAAATGTGCATGTCCTCGTCGGCAACAGGACAAACATGGGGTCAATACCCTGGGCAGCGCGGGACCCAATCTTTTGGCTGCACCATTGCAACATCGATCGGTTGTGGGCAAGCTGGAATAAAGGTGGCCGTAAGAACCCAAGCAGTACAGCGTTTCTTAACACGACATTTACCTTCGCCGACGACAAGGGACAACAGGTGGTGGGGAAGGTGAGCGAGATGCTTTCCATTTTGCGTCTGGGCTACAACTACAGCTATTACAACCCGGTGCCATCGTGTCAGCAGCCAAGCACGGCCCAGACAAAATCGGAGCCACTCACGGCCCAGACAAGATCGGAGCTAAGCACAGCTCAGGAAGAATTGGACTCGCGCACGGCTCAGGAAGAATTGGAGCCACGCACGGCTCAGGAAGAATCGGAGCCAAGCATGGCTCCGGAAGAATCGGAGCCACGCACGGCCCGGGAAGAATTGATGCGAAAAGCCACGCGCGTGCTTGCTGCTGCTGCGCCTGTGCGGCTTGCGTCCGAGCATGTACGGGCCCAGCTGATGCCCGATGCGTCTGATGCCCCTGGGGCTGAAAGGGCTTTCGACAGGCGGATACGTAAATTGGCGCCGAGTACAGGCGTGTACCTCATTCTTTCCAATCTGCAAACAGTCGCACAGCCGAACGTCCTCTATGATGTGTACCTCGCGCCCTCCGAGGAGGCAGCGGCAAAACCACATGCGAGGCGCCGAGTCGGAACAATTAATTTCTTTGACGCCGAGAGCCATGGTGAGCACGCTCAATCCGGCGCAAACGACGAACGCTTCATCAGCCTCGAGGTTACGGGCCGCGTACGTCGCTTGCAATTGGAAGGGCGGTTCAAGAAGGCCGAACCATCGGTGATCCTCGTTCCCGCAGGTGAGCCCGCACCCGACGCGACACCTATTATTGGGTCGATGGAACTCGTAGTCCAGTAG
- the ubiA gene encoding 4-hydroxybenzoate octaprenyltransferase produces the protein MSNPAVSSSASSEIPWSALARLIRLPNQTGTYLLLLPTMWGLVLAARGIPPAHLLAIFIGGSFLMRSAGVIMNDLADQSFDQQVTRTKTRPLASGEVSRRQATILLALLLVVAASLLFFLRPIVTWLAPIAFFLAALYPYSKRWIHIPQAMLGIAFGWGTVMAWAAVRGQLNAPVWCLFGATVAWALAYDTIYAIQDQEDDRRIGVKSSALYFGSSVHRGVGLAFGIMLTFLTAAGWFAQLEWPYYAGLLGVAVFFLFQVGQLRRPVTQAQAFDMFRSHVWVGLAILVGLLAGLLV, from the coding sequence ATGTCCAATCCGGCGGTATCATCCTCTGCTTCCTCGGAGATTCCTTGGTCTGCTCTTGCCCGATTGATCCGGCTGCCGAACCAGACCGGTACCTATCTCCTACTGCTGCCCACGATGTGGGGGTTAGTACTGGCCGCCCGCGGAATTCCCCCAGCCCACCTATTAGCGATTTTCATCGGCGGATCGTTCTTAATGCGGAGCGCGGGTGTGATCATGAACGATTTGGCGGATCAATCATTCGACCAGCAGGTCACTCGTACCAAAACTCGTCCCCTGGCCTCAGGTGAGGTATCGCGACGCCAGGCGACTATACTACTGGCCCTACTCCTTGTCGTGGCGGCAAGCCTCCTGTTCTTCCTTCGGCCTATCGTGACCTGGCTCGCGCCAATCGCGTTCTTTCTCGCAGCCCTCTACCCATACTCCAAACGATGGATCCACATCCCTCAAGCCATGCTTGGCATTGCGTTTGGCTGGGGAACGGTCATGGCATGGGCTGCGGTGCGAGGACAATTGAATGCACCGGTATGGTGTCTCTTTGGAGCAACGGTCGCATGGGCATTGGCCTATGACACAATCTACGCGATCCAGGATCAGGAGGATGATCGACGCATTGGAGTCAAGTCGTCCGCCCTCTACTTCGGGTCTTCCGTCCATCGAGGAGTGGGCTTAGCGTTCGGGATCATGCTGACGTTCTTGACCGCAGCAGGATGGTTCGCCCAGCTGGAATGGCCATACTATGCGGGTCTCTTGGGCGTGGCGGTATTTTTTCTATTCCAGGTCGGCCAGCTGCGAAGGCCGGTTACACAGGCTCAGGCATTTGATATGTTCCGAAGCCACGTCTGGGTCGGTCTCGCGATACTCGTCGGACTCCTTGCAGGCCTGCTGGTCTAA